TAAGTGTTTTGGGGAAGTCTCTGGGGATGCTCAGCTGCTTGAGGAACCAAGATGAGGTAGTCATTTATTTAGGCCTGCTGCTTAAATATTGCttaattagaatcacagaatggcttggttagaaaagacctttgagatcaagtccaaccatacctgtccactaacGTTAACGAACACTAATTACGTTAAGGAAGGGTTAGTGCTGTTGAAGAGAAAGATTCATTCCCTCAAAACCTCCATCACAGATGAAATCTGACCCACTCTTAGGACTGAGCATTGTTCCGCAGAGCTGCCATGCGTGTTTTTAAGACAAGCGGGAATTTTCCAGGCCTGGGAAGGCTTAGAAGAGGGACCCCAGTAAATAACTGTTTCGGGGGCAGCCTCTGGGGATGCTCATCCGCTTGAGGAACCAGGGCAAGGCTTAAACACGGCTTAAGGAGAGTCACAGAAGGGTTTGGTTGGGAAGGACCTTCACGCCCCGCTGTTCGCGTGCACTGCCGTTAAGGCTGCCCGTTCGGGGGCCGCGGGGCCGGGCCGCTCCCCTAGGGCCGTGCCGGGGCTGTTCCCGCCCGGGGACCGCGgcctcccacccccccccgccaAGGTCTCTGCGCCCACACGCCGCTATCGGAAGTGACGTCACGCGCCCTGACGGCCCCCGCGGCCAATGCGGGGCGCGCGCCGCCGCGGCGCCGCCAACCGCGGCCGCTCGGGGACGGGACTTCCGGCCCCTGCGGCGAGGCcgggggaggtggggggaaggCCCCGCCGAGGGTGAGAACGGCGAGAAGCGACGAGGCGGCGGCGCGGAAATCCCGGGAGCGGAGCCCTCCCCGCGGGGCGGCGGTGCCGGGTGGAGAGGCCGGGAGGAGCGCCCCACACCCCACACCCAAGGCGGGGAGGCGCCCAGCACCGCCCACGCCCCGCCGGCCGCCGCCCGGCCGAGCCCTCATGGCGCCGGGGCGGCGGCACCCCCGTTACCTGCCGCGGGGCGCCCGCCGCCGCGCCGGGACCCGGATGGAGTCGCGGCCGCTCCGGGCGCCGCCGGGCGCGCGGCACCACGGGACGGCGCGGGGCGCCCTCATTGGCCGGCGAGCGCCCGGCCCCTCCCGTCTGGTCCCGCCCGCCTCCCCCGCCCATTGGCTGCTGCGCGGTCAGGCTCCTCCCCCGGACCCGGAGCTCGGCTCTCATTGGCCGGCGCGCCACAAGCCCCGCCCATCCCCCAACCTCCAGTCCGTCAGCGACTGCGTCGGGCGCCCATTGGCTGCGGCGCCTCCCGGCCGCGCCCCCGCGTGTGGATCTCGCCTCCCATTGGCCGGCGATCCACAAGCCCCGCCCACTCCGCCATTTATGTCGGGCCGCCGCGGGGGCCGTCCCGAAATGGCGCCCTccgcggcggcgcggggcggggccttTCCTACCCGCGAGGCCTCTCCAACCCGCGAGGCCTCTCCAACCCCTCTTGTGGGTACCGCGAGAGCACGGAGAGGTGTGGTGTCGCGAAGCTACGGGAAGAGCTTTCCCCAATTTGTTAAGATAAAAAGGAGGCACTTCCCgattttttaggaaaaaaaggagactttCCCCAGTTTTTCTACAAAAAAGGATATTCTTATCCCAATTTgtagaaaaaaaggaggcacTTCCGAAATTTTTAGCAAGAAATGAGAgtttttttagcaaaaaaagaTTATTGCCCCaatttgtaagaaaaaaggAGGGGCTTCCcaatttttttgcaaaaagagGAGACTTTCCCCATTTTTTAGCAAAAAAGGGAGATTCTTACTCCAATttgtaggggaaaaaaggagacaatTCCCAATTTTTTAGCAAAAAAGGGGAGCCTTTCCccattttttcagcaaaaagaaattctaacCCCAATTTGTAGGATAAGAAAAGGAGGCACTTCCCaattttttaggaaaaaagggGGCACTTTCCTCAgttttttagcaaaaaaaaaaaaaaaaggagattctTACCCCAGTTTGTAGGAGATAAAAAGGAGGCACTTCCTGAGTTTTTAGTAAAAAAAGGAGACTTTCCTCAGTTTTTtagcaaaaaaggaaattcttaCCTTGAtttgtaggagaaaaaaaaaggtggcaCTTCCCAAATTTTTTAGCAAAAAAGGAGACGCTTTCCCCAATTTGTAAGGGAAAAAGGAGGCACTTTCTATTTTCTTAGCAAAAAAGGAAACTCTTACCcaatttgtatgaaaaaaaggAGGTGCTTTCCCcagtttgtaatgaaaaaagGAGACACTTCCCCACTTCCCAACTTGTtgtgaaaagaaacactttccCCAAGCTGTTATGGGAAAAGGAGGTGCTTTCCTCACCTCgaatgggtgctgtggggcaaaTTTAAGATCAAAAATAGTAGCAGGGTGCGCCAAACAAGGATGTGATAACAGAAATGCAAGGACTAATTATATAACTTTAATACCagcaagaaagcagcagaagttcATCAGTGAAGGGCTGTGGAACAGTCGCTAGAGGTTGTGTAAAGATTGTAGAATAATATAGaaaggattttggggtgtaTGTGCAGTAAAAGGTTAAGATAGTGTGACTAGTTATGAATATGCATggcttttctgggaaaatgtagACATTGGCAATGGGTCTATACTTGAGACAGCATTTCCAGACAATTCCTTGTTGTTTCTCATAAGGTGGTGAGGCTGGAAATCGGTCAAAAATGCAGCGGTGAAGGTGCGAGGCGAGTGCTAGTGCATCAGTGTTcaccagcaggaggagggaagcgATCCttcccctgcactcagcactggtgaggctgcaccttcaATCCTGGGTTCGGTTTTCtgcccctcgctacaagaaagacattgaggggttggagcgtgtccagagaagggaactgagctgaggaagggtgtggagcccaggggttgtgggagcagctgagggaactggggctgttagtctgaagaagaaaaggctgagggagacctcatGGGTCTCTGCAcctcctggaaaggagattgtggtgaggtgggcgatgatctcttctcccaagtaaaaagtgttaggacaagaggagatggccttaagttgttccaggggaggtttagagtggatattaggaaaaagttcttcactgaaatggtttATCAGGCACTGGGACGGCTGCcaagagaagtggtggagtccccattcctggagggatttaaaagatatgtagatgACCAGCTCAGGGATAcggtttagcagtggacaggtatagttggaATCAATGCTCTAAAAGGTATTTTCCATTCAAAcaattctatcattctatgaaatgctctgtttaaaaacagatcTCAGCCAtatatctcttttctttgtgcctcagtttttCCAATATTGTTGGAGTAGAGATACATTCAGAGTGTGTGCGTGCACAGAGGAGTTCT
This DNA window, taken from Cuculus canorus isolate bCucCan1 chromosome 11, bCucCan1.pri, whole genome shotgun sequence, encodes the following:
- the LOC128853290 gene encoding collagen alpha-1(III) chain-like, with translation MRVGADQDRVRAGRCGSGPDCVARCGSVRVSLAQLSGAAPAAPRAPQPGLRSPWPGFPHTERVIPGGERAAGCRRVPPAPWACSPEEGVVQSGGERGGGGGSGGRITCPPGGSQRSPSRGPGSSSGGSHRGQPPALAPDPRAASGIGPRRSRPVRRRQRGPNLRSAAPPGLGPPGPAARLYAPAPTLLPSLCLPAGKRRLRALPGARTRNTGAAGPAASRAPRSIPGYPIASLASRNILNSLQQPWQPTASQVARSIPGSPQHPGYPGSGARSRSGAVPRSVLAPDRRNSHGYAPPRAAFARGGDRTGVFRGAIGLERGPAGKGFGRAGAVPARGPRPPTPPRQGLCAHTPLSEVTSRALTAPAANAGRAPPRRRQPRPLGDGTSGPCGEAGGGGGKAPPRVRTARSDEAAARKSRERSPPRGAAVPGGEAGRSAPHPTPKAGRRPAPPTPRRPPPGRALMAPGRRHPRYLPRGARRRAGTRMESRPLRAPPGARHHGTARGALIGRRAPGPSRLVPPASPAHWLLRGQAPPPDPELGSHWPARHKPRPSPNLQSVSDCVGRPLAAAPPGRAPACGSRLPLAGDPQAPPTPPFMSGRRGGRPEMAPSAAARGGAFPTREASPTREASPTPLVGTARARRGVVSRSYGKSFPQFVKIKRRHFPIF